One Theropithecus gelada isolate Dixy chromosome 3, Tgel_1.0, whole genome shotgun sequence genomic window carries:
- the FZD1 gene encoding frizzled-1, whose translation MAEEEVPKKSRAAGGGVSWELCAGALSARLAEEGSGDAGGRRRPPVDPRRLARQLLLLLWLLEAPLLLGVRAQAAGQGPGQGPGPGQQPPPPPPPQQQQSGQQYNGERGISIPDHGYCQPISIPLCTDIAYNQTIMPNLLGHTNQEDAGLEVHQFYPLVKVQCSAELKFFLCSMYAPVCTVLEQALPPCRSLCERARQGCEALMNKFGFQWPDTLKCEKFPVHGAGELCVGQNTSDKGTPTPSLLPEFWTSNPQHGGGGHRGGFPGGASASERGKFSCPRALKVPSYLNYHFLGEKDCGAPCEPTKVYGLMYFGPEELRFSRTWIGIWSVLCCASTLFTVLTYLVDMRRFSYPERPIIFLSGCYTAVAVAYIAGFLLEDRVVCNDKFTEDGARTVAQGTKKEGCTILFMMLYFFSMASSIWWVILSLTWFLAAGMKWGHEAIEANSQYFHLAAWAVPAIKTITILALGQVDGDVLSGVCFVGLNNVDALRGFVLAPLFVYLFIGTSFLLAGFVSLFRIRTIMKHDGTKTEKLEKLMVRIGVFSVLYTVPATIVIACYFYEQAFRDQWERSWVAQSCKSYAIPCPHLQAGGGAPPHPPMSPDFTVFMIKYLMTLIVGITSGFWIWSGKTLNSWRKFYTRLTNSKQGETTV comes from the coding sequence ATGGCTGAGGAGGAGGTGCCTAAGAAGTCCCGGGCCGCCGGCGGCGGCGTGAGCTGGGAACTTTGTGCCGGGGCGCTCTCGGCCCGGCTGGCGGAGGAGGGGAGCGGGGACGCCGGTGGCCGCCGCCGCCCCCCAGTTGACCCCCGGCGATTGGCGcgccagctgctgctgctgctttggcTGCTGGAGGCTCCGCTGTTGCTGGGGGTCCGGGCGCAGGCGGCGGGCCAGGGGCCAGGCCAGGGGCCCGGGCCGGGGCAGcaaccgccgccgccgccgccgcctcagcAGCAACAGAGCGGGCAGCAGTACAACGGTGAGCGGGGCATCTCCATCCCGGACCACGGCTATTGCCAGCCCATCTCCATCCCGCTGTGCACAGACATCGCGTACAACCAGACCATCATGCCCAACCTGCTGGGCCACACGAACCAGGAGGACGCGGGCCTCGAGGTGCACCAGTTCTACCCGCTAGTGAAAGTGCAGTGTTCCGCTGAGCTCAAGTTCTTCCTGTGCTCCATGTACGCGCCTGTGTGCACCGTGCTAGAGCAAGCGCTGCCGCCCTGCCGCTCCCTGTGCGAGCGCGCGCGCCAGGGCTGCGAGGCGCTCATGAACAAGTTCGGCTTCCAGTGGCCAGACACGCTCAAGTGCGAGAAGTTCCCGGTGCACGGCGCCGGCGAGCTGTGCGTGGGCCAGAACACGTCCGACAAGGGCACCCCGACGCCCTCGCTGCTTCCAGAGTTTTGGACAAGCAACCCTCAGCACGGCGGCGGAGGGCACCGTGGCGGCTTCCCGGGGGGCGCCAGCGCGTCGGAGCGAGGCAAGTTCTCCTGCCCGCGCGCCCTCAAGGTGCCCTCCTACCTCAACTACCACTTCCTGGGGGAGAAGGACTGCGGCGCACCCTGTGAGCCGACCAAGGTGTACGGGCTAATGTACTTCGGACCGGAGGAGCTGCGCTTCTCGCGCACCTGGATTGGCATCTGGTCAGTGCTGTGCTGCGCCTCCACGCTCTTCACGGTGCTTACGTACCTGGTGGACATGCGGCGCTTCAGCTACCCGGAGCGGCCCATCATCTTCTTGTCCGGCTGTTACACGGCCGTAGCCGTGGCCTACATCGCCGGCTTCCTCCTGGAGGACCGAGTGGTGTGTAACGACAAGTTCACCGAGGACGGGGCACGTACTGTGGCGCAGGGCACCAAGAAGGAGGGCTGCACCATCCTCTTCATGATGCTGTACTTCTTCAGCATGGCCAGCTCCATCTGGTGGGTGATCCTGTCGCTCACCTGGTTCCTGGCGGCTGGCATGAAGTGGGGCCACGAGGCCATCGAAGCCAACTCACAATATTTTCACCTGGCCGCCTGGGCTGTGCCGGCCATCAAGACCATCACCATCCTGGCGCTGGGCCAGGTGGACGGTGATGTGCTGAGCGGAGTGTGTTTCGTGGGGCTCAACAACGTGGACGCGCTGCGTGGCTTCGTGCTGGCACCCCTCTTCGTGTACCTGTTTATCGGCACGTCCTTTCTGCTGGCCGGCTTTGTGTCGCTCTTCCGCATTCGCACCATCATGAAGCACGATGGCACCAAGACCGAGAAGCTGGAGAAGCTCATGGTGCGCATTGGCGTCTTCAGCGTGCTGTACACTGTGCCAGCCACCATCGTCATCGCCTGCTACTTCTACGAGCAGGCCTTCCGGGACCAGTGGGAACGCAGCTGGGTGGCCCAGAGCTGCAAGAGCTACGCTATCCCCTGCCCTCACCTCCAGGCGGGCGGAGGCGCCCCGCCGCACCCGCCCATGAGCCCGGACTTCACGGTCTTCATGATCAAGTACCTTATGACGCTGATCGTGGGCATCACGTCGGGCTTCTGGATCTGGTCCGGCAAGACCCTCAACTCCTGGAGGAAGTTCTATACGAGGCTCACCAACAGCAAACAAGGGGAGACTACCGTCTGA